The following coding sequences are from one Bufo bufo chromosome 2, aBufBuf1.1, whole genome shotgun sequence window:
- the CMKLR1 gene encoding chemokine-like receptor 1, whose translation MDCCTESTMNSSYNNNNNNYNDDYYYENGSLYVTDTERENEVSISLQILPSVLYSAVCILGVIGNGLVIGIVAFKMKKSVNTIWLLNLALADFMFSFSLPLTIVYTAMDHHWIFGKAMCKMNSFILFLNMFTSILILTTISLDRCITVIFPVWSQNHRSIKPASLLALGAWMIGFLLSTPSFIFRDTEPRDNSIICFNNYTMFGIRNGPKIHAMMTMIRFVFGYLIPLIIITISYAIIVFKLKKNHMAKSGKPFKIIFTIIVAFFICWSPYHILHILEMYQNILPSILFKVGLPIATALASANSCINPILYVIMGQDFRKFKLKILSRLDNALSDDTIHTRHSFKSITHRSSMTDKESMI comes from the exons ATGGATTGCTGCACAGAATCG ACCATGAATTCTAGTTACAACAATAATAACAACAATTACAACGATGACTATTATTACGAAAACGGATCCTTATATGTCACTGATACAGAAAGGGAAAATGAAGTAAGCATTTCGCTACAAATTCTACCTTCTGTACTATACTCGGCAGTATGCATACTCGGGGTCATTGGGAACGGCCTCGTAATTGGAATTGTTGCATTCAAGATGAAGAAATCCGTCAACACCATCTGGTTGTTGAATCTTGCATTGGCAGATTTCATGTTCTCATTTTCCTTACCTCTGACTATTGTCTATACAGCAATGGACCATCACTGGATTTTTGGAAAAGCAATGTGCAAAATGAACTCATTTATTCTGTTCTTGAACATGTTCACCAGCATCCTTATTTTAACCACCATTAGTCTGGATCGTTGTATAACCGTTATCTTTCCTGTTTGGTCTCAAAATCATCGTTCTATAAAACCCGCCAGTCTTCTGGCTCTGGGAGCATGGATGATTGGATTTCTCCTTAGCACCCCTTCTTTTATTTTCCGGGACACTGAACCTAGGGACAACAGTATAATATGTTTTAATAATTATACAATGTTCGGTATCAGAAATGGGCCAAAAATTCATGCCATGATGACCATGATACGATTTGTATTTGGATATTTAATCCCTctcataattattactattagttATGCTATAATTGTCTTCAAGCTCAAGAAAAACCATATGGCAAAATCAGGAAAACCGTTTAAGATCATATTTACCATCATTGTGGCTTTCTTTATCTGCTGGTCTCCATATCATATTCTACATATCTTGGAGATGTATCAAAATATTTTACCAAGCATCTTGTTTAAGGTTGGCCTACCAATTGCCACTGCTCTTGCTAGTGCCAATAGCTGTATAAATCCCATACTGTATGTCATTATGGGCCAAGATTTTAGGAAGTTCAAGCTGAAAATACTATCAAGACTTGATAATGCATTGAGTGATGATACTATACACACACGGCACAGCTTTAAAAGTATCACACATCGTTCTTCCATGACTGACAAAGAGTCCATGATATAG